The Corynebacterium jeddahense genome has a window encoding:
- the alaS gene encoding alanine--tRNA ligase, translated as MQTHEIRERFTNHFVEAGHTPVPSASLILDDPTLLFVNAGMVPFKPYFLGDQTPDFANGTATSIQKCVRTLDIEEVGITTRHNTFFQMAGNFSFGQYFKEGAITHAWTLLTSSVADGGYGLDPERLWVTVYLDDDEAASIWRDKIGVPEERIQRMGMEDNFWSMGIPGPCGPCSEIYYDRGPEYGNEGGPIADDNRYMEIWNLVFMESIRGEGDKKGNFDIVGELPQKNIDTGMGIERVACILQGVDNVYETDLLRPVIDAAVELTGAKYDAGNKDDDVRFRVIADHARTGMMVILDGVTPSNEGRGYILRRLLRRIIRSARLLGATGPVMETFMNTIMDTMTPSFPGIADNRERILRVAVAEEKAFSKTLESGTTRFDEAASALKTAGAAVLPGEQAFELHDTYGFPIDLTVEMAHEAGLDVDMDAFNAAMAEQRARAKADNKAKKHRNLDESLYREWVDNNPTEFVGYDQLTHDGTVIGLVRGGEKVGEVAQGDEVEVILDVTPMYAESGGQMADRGRLVMGDTILDVHDVQRVGKKVWLHKATVQNGGLDLGSTVTAEVDGGWRHGARQAHSATHLIHAALRQVLGPTAVQAGSLNKPGYLRFDFNYTEPLTEAQLDEIATITNQAVDADFAVNTIETSLEEAKAMGAMALFGENYGDVVRVVEIGGPFSIELCGGTHVGHSSQIGPVAVLGESSVGSGARRIEAYSGMDSFKYLSKEAALASGLAAELKAPTEELPDRIAQLSERLRAAEKEIENLHRQQLLASTADLAAKAETVGGRKLVATQLPDGITTGDLRTIAGDLRGKLQGEDAVVVLMSNAGGKVSLAAAATAPAVEAGVKAGDLVKLVGGYIDGKGGGKPDLAQGSGANPAGIGAALQAVRDEVASR; from the coding sequence GTGCAGACCCATGAGATCCGAGAGCGCTTCACCAACCACTTCGTCGAAGCCGGACACACCCCGGTGCCGAGCGCCTCGCTGATTCTGGACGACCCGACGCTCCTGTTCGTCAACGCGGGCATGGTGCCGTTCAAGCCGTACTTCCTCGGCGACCAGACGCCGGACTTCGCCAACGGCACCGCGACCTCGATTCAGAAGTGCGTGCGCACCCTCGACATCGAAGAGGTGGGCATCACCACCCGCCACAACACGTTCTTCCAGATGGCGGGCAACTTCTCATTCGGCCAGTACTTCAAGGAGGGCGCGATCACGCACGCGTGGACGCTGCTCACCTCCTCCGTCGCGGACGGCGGCTACGGCCTCGACCCAGAGCGGCTGTGGGTGACGGTCTACCTCGACGACGACGAGGCGGCGTCCATCTGGCGCGACAAGATCGGCGTGCCCGAGGAGCGCATTCAGCGCATGGGCATGGAGGACAACTTCTGGTCCATGGGCATCCCCGGCCCGTGTGGCCCGTGCTCGGAGATCTACTACGACCGCGGCCCGGAGTACGGCAACGAGGGCGGGCCGATCGCCGACGACAACCGCTACATGGAGATCTGGAACCTCGTGTTCATGGAGTCCATCCGCGGCGAGGGCGACAAGAAGGGCAACTTCGACATCGTCGGCGAGCTGCCGCAGAAGAACATCGATACCGGCATGGGCATCGAGCGCGTCGCCTGCATCCTGCAGGGCGTGGACAACGTCTACGAGACGGACCTGCTGCGCCCGGTCATCGACGCGGCCGTGGAGCTCACCGGCGCGAAATACGACGCCGGCAACAAGGACGACGACGTGCGCTTCCGCGTCATCGCCGACCACGCCCGCACCGGCATGATGGTCATCCTCGACGGCGTCACCCCGTCCAACGAGGGCCGCGGTTACATCCTGCGCCGCCTGCTGCGCCGCATCATCCGCTCCGCGCGCCTGCTCGGCGCGACCGGGCCGGTGATGGAGACGTTCATGAACACGATCATGGACACGATGACCCCGTCCTTCCCGGGGATCGCGGACAACCGCGAGCGCATCCTGCGCGTCGCGGTCGCGGAGGAGAAGGCGTTCTCGAAGACCCTCGAATCGGGCACAACGCGTTTCGACGAAGCCGCGTCCGCACTAAAAACTGCAGGCGCCGCCGTCCTGCCGGGCGAGCAGGCCTTTGAGCTGCACGACACGTACGGGTTCCCCATCGACCTCACCGTCGAGATGGCGCACGAGGCCGGCCTCGACGTGGACATGGACGCGTTCAACGCCGCCATGGCGGAGCAGCGCGCCCGCGCGAAGGCCGACAACAAGGCGAAGAAGCACCGCAACCTCGACGAGTCCCTCTACCGCGAATGGGTGGACAACAACCCGACCGAGTTCGTCGGCTACGACCAGCTCACCCACGACGGCACCGTCATCGGCCTCGTGCGCGGCGGCGAGAAGGTCGGCGAGGTGGCCCAGGGCGACGAGGTCGAGGTCATCCTCGACGTCACCCCGATGTACGCCGAGTCCGGCGGCCAGATGGCCGACCGCGGCCGGCTGGTCATGGGCGACACGATCCTCGACGTCCACGACGTCCAGCGCGTGGGCAAGAAGGTGTGGCTGCACAAGGCGACGGTGCAAAACGGCGGGCTGGATCTGGGCTCCACCGTCACCGCGGAGGTCGACGGCGGCTGGCGCCACGGCGCGCGCCAGGCGCACTCGGCGACCCACCTCATCCACGCGGCGCTGCGCCAGGTGCTCGGGCCCACCGCCGTGCAGGCGGGCTCGCTGAACAAGCCGGGCTACCTGCGCTTCGACTTCAACTACACCGAGCCGCTCACGGAGGCGCAGCTCGACGAGATCGCCACCATCACCAACCAGGCCGTCGACGCGGACTTCGCGGTGAACACGATCGAGACCTCCCTCGAGGAGGCGAAGGCGATGGGCGCGATGGCGCTGTTCGGCGAGAACTACGGCGACGTGGTGCGCGTCGTGGAGATCGGCGGTCCGTTCTCCATCGAGCTGTGCGGTGGCACCCACGTCGGCCACTCCTCGCAGATCGGCCCCGTGGCCGTGCTCGGCGAGTCCTCCGTCGGCTCCGGCGCGCGCCGCATCGAGGCGTACTCCGGCATGGACTCGTTTAAGTACCTGTCGAAGGAGGCCGCCCTCGCCTCCGGGCTCGCCGCCGAGCTGAAGGCCCCGACCGAGGAGCTGCCGGATCGCATCGCGCAGCTGTCTGAGCGCCTCCGCGCTGCCGAGAAGGAGATCGAAAATCTGCACCGCCAGCAGCTGCTCGCTTCGACCGCGGATCTCGCGGCGAAGGCTGAGACGGTCGGGGGGCGAAAGCTCGTCGCTACGCAACTGCCCGACGGCATCACCACCGGCGACCTGCGCACGATCGCGGGCGACCTGCGCGGCAAGCTGCAGGGCGAGGACGCGGTGGTCGTGCTCATGTCCAACGCGGGCGGCAAGGTCTCGCTCGCGGCGGCGGCGACGGCGCCCGCGGTCGAGGCCGGCGTGAAGGCGGGCGA
- a CDS encoding replication-associated recombination protein A has product MEQEGLFGPVGSGETAGSGNRGTSFFEVGASAPLAARMRPRSLDEVAGQEHLLGEGKPLRRLIEGSGAASVVLYGPPGTGKTTIASLIAKAMGQNFVALSALSSGVKEVRAVIDEARRDLVRGEKTVLFIDEVHRFSKTQQDALLAAVENRTVLLVAATTENPSFSVVAPLLSRSLLLKLESLDEAGLRAVIDRAMADERGFNGALQLDDDARDQLVLLAGGDARRALTYLETAAEAVEPGGTITLSTVRDNVNRAVVRYDRDGDQHYDVVSAFIKSIRGSDVDAALHYLARMIEAGEDPRFIARRLVIHASEDIGMADPTALQTATAAANAVQFIGMPEARLALAQATIHLATAPKSPGVVKAIDRAQADVRAGRVPPVPAHLRDGHYEGAKKIGSAVGYVYPHDDPKGVVTQQYMPDGLEDAVYYEPTDHGAEKRIKDYLGRLRALVRGRAG; this is encoded by the coding sequence ATGGAGCAGGAGGGACTCTTCGGCCCGGTCGGTTCCGGCGAGACAGCCGGGTCGGGCAACCGCGGCACGTCGTTCTTCGAGGTCGGCGCGAGCGCCCCGCTCGCCGCGCGGATGCGCCCGCGCTCGCTCGACGAGGTCGCGGGCCAGGAGCACCTCCTCGGGGAGGGCAAGCCGCTGCGCCGCCTCATCGAGGGCTCCGGCGCCGCGTCCGTCGTCCTCTACGGCCCGCCCGGCACCGGCAAGACGACGATCGCGTCGCTCATCGCGAAGGCGATGGGGCAGAATTTCGTGGCCCTGTCCGCGCTGTCCTCCGGCGTGAAGGAGGTGCGCGCCGTCATCGACGAGGCGCGGCGCGACCTCGTCCGCGGCGAGAAAACTGTCCTCTTCATCGACGAGGTGCACCGCTTCTCCAAGACGCAGCAGGACGCCCTCCTCGCCGCGGTGGAGAACCGCACGGTGCTCCTCGTCGCCGCGACGACCGAAAACCCGAGCTTCAGCGTCGTCGCCCCGCTGCTCTCGCGCTCGCTGCTGCTCAAGCTCGAGTCGCTCGACGAGGCGGGCCTGCGCGCGGTCATCGACCGCGCCATGGCGGACGAGCGTGGCTTCAACGGGGCACTCCAGCTTGACGACGACGCCCGCGACCAACTCGTCCTCCTCGCCGGGGGCGACGCGCGTCGCGCCCTGACCTACCTCGAGACCGCCGCTGAGGCGGTCGAGCCCGGCGGGACGATCACGCTCTCCACCGTCCGCGACAACGTCAACCGCGCGGTGGTGCGCTACGACCGCGACGGCGACCAGCACTACGACGTGGTCAGCGCCTTCATCAAGTCGATTCGCGGCTCCGACGTCGACGCGGCGCTGCACTACCTCGCGCGCATGATCGAGGCGGGGGAGGACCCGCGCTTCATCGCCCGCCGGCTGGTCATCCACGCCTCCGAAGACATCGGCATGGCTGACCCGACCGCGCTGCAGACCGCGACGGCGGCAGCGAACGCGGTGCAGTTCATCGGCATGCCGGAGGCGCGCCTCGCGCTCGCGCAGGCGACGATCCACCTCGCCACGGCGCCGAAGTCGCCGGGCGTGGTCAAGGCGATCGACCGGGCCCAGGCGGACGTGCGCGCCGGCCGCGTCCCGCCCGTGCCGGCGCACCTGCGCGACGGGCACTACGAGGGAGCGAAGAAGATCGGCAGCGCCGTGGGCTACGTGTACCCGCACGACGACCCGAAGGGCGTCGTCACGCAGCAGTACATGCCCGACGGTCTCGAGGACGCGGTGTACTACGAGCCGACGGACCACGGGGCCGAGAAGCGGATCAAGGATTACCTCGGCAGGCTGCGCGCATTGGTGCGGGGGCGCGCGGGGTAG